A section of the Citrus sinensis cultivar Valencia sweet orange chromosome 8, DVS_A1.0, whole genome shotgun sequence genome encodes:
- the LOC127899293 gene encoding secreted RxLR effector protein 161-like, with translation MEKIPYSSAIGSLMYAQVCTRPDIAFIVGMLGRYLSNPGMDHWIAAKRVMRYLQRTKEYMLTYRRSNQLEIIGYSDSDFARCQDSRRSTSGYIYMLAGGAISWRSAKQTLVASSTMAAEFVACYEASNQGIWLRNFVTGLRILEGLEQPLKIFCDNKSSVLYSNNNRSSTKSKHIDIKFLVVKERVQSGQISIEHIGTNSMIADPLTKGLPPKVFHEHTARMGVILLEDIQI, from the coding sequence ATGGAGAAGATTCCTTATTCTTCAGCTATAGGGAGTCTTATGTATGCTCAAGTATGTACACGTCCAGATATTGCGTTCATAGTTGGCATGTTGGGCAGATATTTGAGCAATCCCGGGATGGATCATTGGATAGCAGCCAAACGGGTTATGAGGTACTTACAGAGAACAAAAGAGTACATGCTCACATATAGGAGGTCGAATCAGTTAGAGATCATTGGGTATTCCGACTCTGATTTTGCTAGATGCCAAGATAGCCGAAGATCCACATCAGGCTATATTTACATGTTAGCTGGTGGAGCAATTTCTTGGAGATCTGCCAAGCAGACACTTGTAGCTTCATCGACTATGGCAGCAGAGTTTGTAGCATGTTATGAGGCGTCTAATCAAGGCATATGGTTGCGTAATTTTGTCACTGGGCTGCGCATTTTAGAGGGTCTAGAACAACCGCTCAAGATATTTTGTGACAATAAGTCATCAGTTTTATATTCCAACAACAACAGGAGCTCTACAAAGTCTAAACACATTGACATCAAGTTCCTTGTTGTGAAGGAAAGAGTACAGAGTGGACAAATATCTATAGAGCACATTGGGACAAACTCCATGATAGCGGATCCGCTCACTAAAGGATTACCACCTAAAGTCTTTCATGAGCACACTGCTCGTATGGGTGTGATTTTACTTGAAGATATTCAGATTTAG